A region from the Oceanidesulfovibrio marinus genome encodes:
- a CDS encoding SDR family oxidoreductase produces the protein MRIFVTGATGFIGSHVVKELIDAGYDVLGMTRSAEGEKTLAAMGADIHRATLEDVEGLRKGADSADAVIHLGFNHNFAKFAESCKIDQQAIEALGAALANSDRTLIVPSVMGGLTSPGQVATEDMVRPEVSPLPRVSEQTAQSLQGVDAVVVRLAQVHNTVRQGLVTNAIAIAREKGMSAYVEDGMNRWAAVHVRDVARLFRLVLEQHEKGAIYHAVAEEGIPMRVIATAIGLGLNVPVKSIPSHEAQDHFGWFATFASHSMMASSAITRKKLGWAPSGPGLISDLEQMDY, from the coding sequence ATGCGTATTTTTGTTACTGGAGCCACAGGCTTCATTGGTTCTCATGTCGTCAAGGAATTGATCGACGCCGGCTATGACGTCTTGGGCATGACGCGTTCAGCAGAGGGTGAAAAAACTCTCGCGGCCATGGGGGCTGACATCCACCGCGCCACGCTTGAAGATGTGGAGGGCCTGCGCAAAGGCGCGGACAGCGCGGATGCGGTCATTCACCTGGGCTTTAACCATAATTTCGCAAAGTTCGCGGAAAGCTGCAAGATTGACCAACAGGCCATCGAGGCCTTGGGGGCAGCCCTCGCCAACTCGGACCGGACGCTCATTGTCCCCTCTGTCATGGGAGGATTGACGAGCCCGGGACAAGTAGCGACCGAGGACATGGTCCGGCCAGAGGTTTCGCCACTTCCTCGTGTGTCGGAGCAGACTGCCCAATCATTGCAAGGAGTTGATGCGGTGGTGGTGCGTCTCGCACAGGTGCACAACACGGTCAGACAAGGGCTTGTCACCAATGCCATCGCGATCGCACGGGAAAAAGGCATGTCCGCGTATGTTGAAGATGGAATGAATCGCTGGGCCGCGGTGCACGTCCGTGATGTTGCGCGCCTCTTCAGACTTGTACTCGAGCAGCATGAAAAGGGAGCAATATACCATGCCGTGGCCGAAGAAGGCATACCGATGCGAGTTATCGCCACGGCCATCGGACTGGGTCTCAACGTGCCCGTGAAGTCCATTCCGTCACATGAAGCCCAGGACCACTTCGGCTGGTTCGCCACCTTTGCTTCCCATAGCATGATGGCCTCCAGCGCCATAACCAGAAAAAAGCTCGGTTGGGCTCCAAGCGGGCCGGGGCTGATCTCCGACCTTGAGCAGATGGATTACTGA
- a CDS encoding molybdopterin-containing oxidoreductase family protein has product MTKTTITRSSCRGCHGVCQLLVHQDETGKIVRITGDKDSPTSKGYICPKGARAADTLYHPDRITRPLLREKGRGEGAWRAIEWDEALDLMESHFKRIINEHGPEYIAIAQGTGRPYTEFTPRFCNALGSPNHVSPAHNCYVPRNICAGITMGWFPQPDIYGRSGVMPRCVMVFGSNIMESGGEGGYCGKMVIQALKEAEKTIIIDPRRIKACEGSDYHLALRPGSECALMLGMIHVVIAHEAYDKDFVENYCSGFKELQAHVQQFTPQWAQEITGVPAEMIEQAALTFARTGPSTLIWGNGIDESVCAFQTARAVYLLLALCGSIDVPGGMVRWVPPANLRPKSGMVDHAVQGAQFLPPEQREKCISPFPLCPGAHPPSFWQACVDGKPYKPKAIWLIGTNPILTHTRGDIVRSALRDHMEFTVTSDFFMTPTAAVSDLVLPTAHWLEQDDIVYFHKIWCVLSRKKLAQIGETRDDRAVMLEMAHRLGLDEAFPWKDWDDYMAWILEPSGMTFSEFAEKDILFGDMQYRKYEEQGFQTPSGKLELYSNVMAKMGLEPMPVYTEPPISPVSTPELLEEFPFILMTGCKLKPFFHTEGRNIPALRKLHPNPMVDMNPEDAEALGLEEGQLVQVRTPYGTQRFLLHPDERLQKGVVHAEHAWWFPEQEEPEFGCFTSNANMLFGHEHFDTISGAQPLKSGLCAVQAVSEADATAPVS; this is encoded by the coding sequence ATGACGAAGACAACGATTACCCGATCCTCTTGCAGAGGCTGCCACGGCGTATGCCAGCTTCTCGTCCATCAGGACGAGACCGGGAAGATAGTCCGCATCACCGGCGACAAGGACAGCCCGACCAGCAAGGGCTACATCTGCCCCAAAGGCGCCCGGGCCGCCGATACTCTCTACCATCCGGACAGGATCACCCGTCCGTTGCTGCGCGAAAAGGGGCGGGGCGAGGGCGCCTGGCGCGCCATCGAGTGGGACGAGGCGCTTGACCTGATGGAAAGCCATTTTAAGCGCATTATCAATGAGCATGGCCCCGAGTACATCGCCATCGCCCAGGGAACCGGACGGCCCTATACGGAGTTCACTCCCCGTTTCTGCAATGCGCTCGGCTCGCCAAACCACGTTTCTCCCGCGCACAACTGCTATGTTCCCAGGAACATCTGCGCCGGAATCACCATGGGCTGGTTCCCCCAGCCGGATATCTATGGCCGTTCCGGGGTCATGCCGCGCTGCGTCATGGTCTTTGGCAGCAACATCATGGAATCCGGAGGCGAGGGCGGTTATTGCGGGAAGATGGTCATCCAGGCCCTGAAAGAGGCGGAAAAGACCATTATTATCGACCCTCGGCGCATCAAGGCGTGCGAGGGCAGCGATTATCACTTGGCACTGCGCCCCGGCTCGGAGTGCGCGCTCATGCTCGGCATGATCCACGTGGTCATTGCCCACGAGGCCTACGACAAGGACTTTGTGGAGAACTACTGCTCCGGCTTCAAGGAGTTGCAGGCCCATGTTCAGCAGTTCACGCCCCAATGGGCGCAGGAGATAACGGGCGTACCTGCCGAGATGATCGAGCAGGCGGCGCTGACCTTTGCGCGGACCGGACCGTCTACGCTTATCTGGGGCAACGGCATCGACGAGAGCGTCTGCGCGTTTCAGACCGCCAGGGCCGTGTACCTGCTGCTCGCCTTGTGCGGGTCCATCGACGTGCCCGGTGGTATGGTCCGCTGGGTGCCGCCGGCGAATCTCAGGCCGAAGTCCGGCATGGTGGACCACGCCGTGCAGGGCGCACAGTTCCTCCCCCCGGAGCAGCGGGAGAAATGCATCAGCCCCTTCCCGCTTTGCCCCGGGGCGCATCCGCCGTCCTTCTGGCAGGCGTGCGTGGATGGGAAGCCCTACAAACCGAAGGCCATCTGGCTGATAGGCACGAACCCGATACTCACGCACACGCGGGGCGATATTGTCCGCAGCGCATTGCGCGACCATATGGAGTTCACGGTGACGTCCGACTTCTTTATGACTCCTACCGCCGCGGTGTCGGACCTGGTGCTGCCGACGGCCCACTGGCTTGAGCAGGACGATATCGTCTACTTCCACAAGATATGGTGCGTGCTTTCGCGCAAGAAATTGGCCCAGATAGGCGAAACGCGCGACGACCGGGCCGTGATGCTCGAAATGGCGCATAGGCTGGGGCTGGACGAGGCATTCCCCTGGAAGGACTGGGACGACTATATGGCGTGGATTCTCGAACCCTCGGGCATGACGTTCAGCGAGTTCGCGGAAAAGGACATCTTGTTCGGCGATATGCAGTACAGAAAGTACGAGGAGCAGGGATTCCAGACCCCGAGCGGCAAGCTGGAGCTTTACTCCAACGTCATGGCCAAAATGGGACTGGAGCCCATGCCCGTGTACACGGAGCCGCCCATTTCTCCTGTGTCCACGCCCGAGCTCCTGGAAGAATTCCCCTTCATCCTCATGACCGGCTGCAAGCTCAAGCCGTTCTTCCATACGGAGGGGCGCAACATCCCGGCGTTGCGCAAGCTCCATCCCAATCCGATGGTGGACATGAACCCCGAAGATGCCGAGGCGCTCGGCCTGGAGGAAGGACAGCTCGTCCAGGTGCGCACGCCGTATGGGACGCAGCGCTTTCTGTTGCACCCGGATGAGCGCCTGCAAAAGGGCGTGGTGCACGCCGAGCACGCGTGGTGGTTCCCGGAGCAGGAGGAGCCCGAGTTCGGCTGCTTTACCAGCAACGCCAACATGCTGTTCGGGCATGAGCACTTCGACACTATCTCGGGAGCGCAACCCCTGAAGAGCGGGCTGTGCGCGGTGCAGGCCGTGTCTGAGGCCGACGCGACTGCCCCTGTGTCGTGA
- a CDS encoding ATP-binding protein, whose protein sequence is MRFIGMPVLLSCFFLMAALAPAMAAAPDPSLNLTPAEIAWLNENRDSIRYAPNPNWPPGDYMENGEHKGIVADYIKIFEKKLGVHFKRIYYNDWETLYHGLMTGEYDLIGACQKTEERQKVLVFTEPFLTTRLAIITRTNSPRLKSLDELNSMTVAGIEGYSSLDYVRNGYPGAKIVACDDDLTVLLKVSAGAADAAVVDYMMASYLIDKYGITNLKYDTEFNYHWDLRFAINKHKAPLRAILDKVLSTISDAERQAIYNKWVRIKLDHTHGFLERNFKVITAFFVLVLLLLAGVVVFNRSLQRQVAVRTKELKQNEQRLKDAKNTAEAANRAKSEFLANMSHEIRTPLNGIYGMLQLIEATATDSEQIQYAKLTMESCKRLTRLLSDILDLSRVEAGKMTIASAPFDLRDAIRSVETLFSSAAQKKGLALQFKIDDSLPMMLRGDTIRLQQILNNLVGNAIKFTEQGEVVVEAHPLPVQKQGDYRIFFSISDTGPGIDETQIETLFEPFTQAIEGYTRNHQGAGLGLAIVKRLVSLLDGEISIDSKVGEGTTVNVSLTFQSDMTHMEPDETAAEETATRQLHILLAEDDQATQVATAKLLEKQGHKVVVANDGAQVLQEIEKEIYDVILMDVQMPEINGIEATRRIRDGAVGVDKKNIPIIAITAYAMERDKEKFLRSGMNAYLAKPLEAGTLAETISRTLQNTNSPL, encoded by the coding sequence ATGCGATTCATAGGAATGCCCGTACTTCTTTCCTGCTTTTTTCTGATGGCGGCTCTGGCACCAGCAATGGCCGCCGCCCCTGACCCGAGCCTCAACCTCACGCCGGCAGAGATAGCCTGGCTCAATGAAAACAGGGACTCCATCCGGTACGCGCCCAATCCCAACTGGCCTCCGGGCGACTATATGGAGAATGGAGAGCATAAAGGGATCGTCGCCGATTACATAAAGATATTCGAAAAAAAGCTCGGCGTTCACTTCAAGCGCATCTATTACAACGATTGGGAAACTCTCTACCATGGCCTGATGACTGGCGAGTATGATCTCATTGGTGCGTGCCAGAAAACAGAAGAGCGCCAGAAGGTTCTCGTATTTACCGAACCCTTTCTGACGACGCGACTTGCCATTATCACCAGGACGAATAGCCCGCGCCTGAAGTCTCTGGATGAGCTGAACTCCATGACTGTCGCCGGAATCGAAGGATACTCCAGTCTGGACTATGTAAGGAATGGATATCCTGGAGCCAAGATTGTTGCGTGTGACGACGACCTGACTGTTTTACTGAAGGTTTCCGCGGGCGCTGCCGATGCTGCAGTGGTAGATTACATGATGGCCAGCTATCTGATCGATAAATACGGCATCACAAACCTCAAATACGACACGGAGTTCAATTATCATTGGGACCTGAGATTCGCCATTAACAAACACAAGGCGCCGCTCCGTGCGATTCTGGACAAAGTGCTCAGCACAATAAGTGACGCTGAACGGCAAGCTATTTACAATAAATGGGTACGCATCAAATTGGACCACACGCATGGCTTCCTTGAGCGCAATTTCAAAGTCATTACAGCGTTCTTTGTGCTTGTCCTGCTCCTGCTTGCCGGCGTGGTAGTTTTCAATCGTTCATTACAAAGACAGGTTGCTGTCCGCACAAAGGAGCTCAAACAAAACGAGCAGAGACTCAAAGACGCCAAAAACACCGCAGAAGCAGCCAACCGGGCCAAGAGCGAGTTCCTTGCCAACATGAGCCATGAAATACGGACACCCCTCAACGGCATTTACGGCATGCTGCAGCTTATCGAGGCCACGGCCACGGATTCCGAACAAATCCAATATGCTAAATTGACCATGGAATCCTGTAAGCGCCTGACCCGCCTGCTTTCAGACATTCTCGACCTCTCCCGGGTGGAAGCGGGAAAGATGACAATAGCTTCCGCCCCCTTTGACCTCCGGGATGCCATCAGGTCGGTCGAGACTCTTTTCTCATCTGCCGCCCAAAAGAAAGGGCTGGCATTGCAATTCAAAATCGATGATTCGCTGCCTATGATGTTGCGTGGCGATACAATCCGATTGCAGCAAATTCTGAACAACCTCGTCGGGAATGCAATCAAGTTCACCGAACAGGGAGAAGTCGTTGTTGAAGCACATCCTCTTCCTGTCCAGAAGCAGGGCGACTACAGAATATTCTTTTCCATCTCTGACACTGGCCCGGGGATAGATGAGACGCAGATCGAAACACTCTTCGAGCCCTTTACGCAGGCCATCGAGGGGTACACCAGGAACCATCAAGGCGCAGGACTGGGGCTGGCCATTGTCAAACGGCTTGTATCTCTTCTTGATGGCGAGATCTCCATCGACAGCAAAGTGGGAGAAGGAACCACTGTCAACGTGAGCCTCACCTTTCAATCCGATATGACGCACATGGAACCGGATGAAACGGCTGCCGAAGAGACTGCGACCAGGCAGCTCCACATTCTTCTTGCAGAAGACGACCAGGCGACACAGGTAGCCACTGCAAAATTATTGGAAAAGCAGGGGCACAAAGTGGTTGTGGCAAATGACGGCGCGCAAGTGCTGCAGGAAATAGAAAAAGAAATTTACGACGTAATTCTCATGGACGTTCAGATGCCGGAGATAAACGG